A single window of Gopherus flavomarginatus isolate rGopFla2 chromosome 15, rGopFla2.mat.asm, whole genome shotgun sequence DNA harbors:
- the ANKLE2 gene encoding ankyrin repeat and LEM domain-containing protein 2 isoform X2, with product MDTILSRLKQLTPDDLREEIVKAGLKCGPITSTTRFIFEKKLAQFLLEQEGELEINASTVAEKSENTAFDSNQSEIQRALKSNAVNNESHINVSEEGDFGYSMGLNPPEEEAVMHKTCSASVCGAVDVDSQINVQTPSRDPPLYYGVCPVYDDILARNEKVHVYDDKKEALQAVKMIKGSRFKAFSNREDAEKFAKGICDYFPSPSKSSLSLSPVKIGPLFNRDGLCSPETETVNKERANSYKSPRTQDLTAKLRKAVEKGDDATFSELIWSNPRYLIGSGDNPTIVQEGCRYNVMHVAAKENQAGISQLLLDTLENPEFMRLMYPDDDEVMLQERIRYIVDLYLNTPDKMVFDTPLHFACKFGNLNVVNVLTSHPDIVKNPRNKYGQTPAEVICERNKNKSMELKEKIREYLKGRYYVPLLRAEGNSSAPVIGAPWSPDQSDDNPLTALPKHSGSPKDPVLSVRAFVGPMTPSKAEEFRRLWKTPPRERAGFFHNVRKSDPERGVERVGRELAHEQGFPWVEYWEFLGCFVDLSSQEGLQKLEEYLSQREMSEKAQQGTGENETCNRYKTPHPSGKSKKCCNSISVGAFLDEDDDDMSLEEIKNRQNAARKNSPPVVSKKSSIDAIGDSERDILSMEHKVNIIETSDLSMHYEKEVSSSKNGFCSPVTNERITSDRKHSRGGEECLISPVSNLMAEFERLSFQGQAVAGECLVGKSNKITAKTENEQVLAEGMSQVRISKDQLGKTCSALSVASCSEPATTEKPGDTKLRTENKIPSEAERLSLDPGIWDKDTQQLGSLAVQSECAAYLCQEPSSQRFLLKTPSTNENTKKLFLFGEQPSKLDSDVLAAVEGVEIDPQKYPITYKWKNAVQSYSSSDRQSWPSPALKGRSKSQSVAAGPPNGSTYSSPRRNSPVLGSPGKYGNVASFFPDLGSPGRYSPAYANNILLKLHHLSKPPSH from the exons ATGGATACTATATTGTCTCGACTGAAGCAGCTAACACCTGATGATCTTAGAGAAGAAATTGTGAAAGCTGGACTGAAGTGTGGACCTATTACCTCAACCACCaggtttatttttgaaaaaaaactggCTCAGTTTTTGTTGGAACAAGAGGGAGAATTGGAGATTAATGCATCCACTGTTGCAGAGAAATCTGAAAACACTGCATTTGATAGTAATCAGTCAGAAATACAAAGAGCTTTGAAATCTAACGCAGTGAACAATGAGAGTCATATAAACGTCTCTGAAGAGGGAGACTTTGGGTACAGTATGGGCCTGAATCCCCCAGAAGAGGAAGCTGTAATGCACAAGACCTGTTCTGCATCAGTCTGTGGAGCAGTAGATGTTGATTCACAAATAAATGTTCAGACACCATCTAGAGATCCTCCTTTGTACTATGGCGTATGTCCCGTTTATGACGACATATTGGCAAGAAATG AGAAAGTGCATGTTTATGATGATAAAAAGGAAGCTCTGCAAGCTGTTAAGATGATTAAGGGCTCCCGATTTAAAGCTTTCTCCAACAGAGAAGATGCTGAGAAATTTGCTAAAGGAATATGTGATTACTTCCCATCGCCAAGCAAGTCATCCTTATCTTTATCTCCAGTGAAAATAGGACCATTATTTAACAGAG aTGGCTTATGCTCCCCTGAGACAGAAACAGTTAATAAAGAAAGAGCCAACAGTTATAAAAGTCCTCGTACGCAGGACCTTACTGCCAAACTTCGGAAAGCTGTAGAGAAAGGAGATGACGCAACATTTTCAGAACTTATCTGGAGTAACCCACGCTATCTGATTGGATCTGGAGACAACCCAACAATTGTACAA GAAGGGTGTCGGTATAATGTCATGCATGTTGCTGCCAAGGAGAATCAAGCTGGCATCAGCCAGTTGCTATTAGACACTTTGGAAAATCCTGAATTTATGCGGCTCATGTATCCAGACGATGATGAAGTAATGTTGCAGGAGCGCATTAGATATATAGTTGACCTTTACCTTAATACGCCGGATAAAATG GTATTTGATACTCCATTGCATTTTGCTTGCAAGTTTGGGAATCTGAATGTGGTTAATGTGCTTACCTCGCATCCAGACATTGTAAAAAATCCAAGAAACAAGTATGGTCAAACTCCAGCAGAA GTAATCtgtgaaagaaacaaaaataaatcaatggAACTGAAAGAGAAAATAAGAGAATATTTGAAAG gtCGGTATTATGTGCCACTCTTGCGAGCGGAAGGCAATTCCTCAGCTCCAGTGATTGGTGCACCTTGGTCACCTGATCAATCAGATGATAACCCCCTTACAGCTTTACCTAAACACAGTGGCAGCCCCAAAGATCCAGTCTTGTCAGTGAGAGCTTTTGTAGGCCCAATGACTCCCTCCAAG GCAGAAGAATTTCGCAGGCTTTGGAAAACTCCACCTAGAGAGAGAGCAGGCTTCTTTCACAACGTCAGGAAATCCGATCCAGAAAGAGGAGTTGAAAGAGTTGGAAG GGAGTTAGCTCATGAGCAGGGGTTCCCGTGGGTTGAATACTGGGAATTTCTGGGCTGTTTTGTTGATCTGTCTTCCCAGGAGGGGTTGCAAAAATTAGAAGAATACCTGAGTCAACGGGAAATGAGTGAAAAGGCTCAGCAAGGAACAGGAGAAAATGAAACGTGCAACAGATATAAAACTCCACATCCTTCTG GCAAAAGTAAAAAATGCTGCAATTCAATTTCTGTTGGAGCATTTTtagatgaagatgatgatgacatGAGCTTGGAAGAAATTAAAAACAGACAGAATGCAGCACGGAAGAACAGCCCTCCTGTTGTGTCTAAGAAATCGAGTATAGATGCTATTGGAGATTCGGAGCGTGACATCCTGTCGATGGAGCACAAAGTAAACATTATAGAAACGTCGGACCTCTCCATGCATTACGAGAAGGAGGTTTCATCCAGCAAAAATGGATTTTGCAGCCCTGTAACTAATGAGAGGATAACTAGTGACAGAAAACATTCACGTGGTGGAGAGGAGTGCCTTATATCCCCAGTCTCCAATTTAATGGCGGAATTTGAAAGACTGTCTTTCCAAGGCCAAGCAGTGGCAGGGGAATGTTTGGTGGGGAAATCGAACAAAATCACTGCAAAAACTGAGAATGAGCAAGTTTTGGCTGAAGGAATGAGCCAGGTCAGAATATCTAAGGACCAGCTGGGTAAAacctgctcagcactttctgtgGCAAGCTGTTCTGAGCCAGCTACTACGGAAAAGCCTGGAGATACAAAATTAAGGACAGAAAACAAAATACCCTCAGAAGCTGAAAGACTGTCATTGGACCCTGGTATTTGGGACAAAGACACACAGCAGCTTGGCAGTCTTGCAGTGCAATCTGAGTGTGCTGCTTATTTGTGTCAAGAGCCCTCTTCTCAGAGATTTCTTTTGAAGACTCCATCAACAAATGAAAATACAAAGAAGTTATTCCTCTTTGG GGAACAACCATCAAAGCTGGATAGTGATGTCTTAGCAGCTGTAGAAGGAGTAGAAATTGACCCACAGAAATACCCCATTACTTACAAATGGAAGAATGCTGTACAGTCCTACTCTTCTTCTGACAGGCAAAG ttGGCCAAGTCCAGCATTGAAAGGAAGGTCCAAGTCCCAGTCTGTTGCAGCAGGCCCACCAAATGGTTCAACGTACTCTAGCCCAAGAAGAAATAGTCCGGTGCTGGGCAGCCCAGGGAAATATGGCAATGTTGCTTCATTTTTTCCAGATCTTGGGAGTCCTGGGCGGTACAGTCCAGCGTATGCCAACAATATACTGTTAAAACTGCATCACTTGTCAAAACCTCCTTCCCATTAG
- the ANKLE2 gene encoding ankyrin repeat and LEM domain-containing protein 2 isoform X1, with protein sequence MERWAGPGWGSLWGAGWGRWPGWELLAACAVIGVVGWLLRLLDRRPGGRRALGPLPSQPPMSGGSRRRSGSRPGEITMDTILSRLKQLTPDDLREEIVKAGLKCGPITSTTRFIFEKKLAQFLLEQEGELEINASTVAEKSENTAFDSNQSEIQRALKSNAVNNESHINVSEEGDFGYSMGLNPPEEEAVMHKTCSASVCGAVDVDSQINVQTPSRDPPLYYGVCPVYDDILARNEKVHVYDDKKEALQAVKMIKGSRFKAFSNREDAEKFAKGICDYFPSPSKSSLSLSPVKIGPLFNRDGLCSPETETVNKERANSYKSPRTQDLTAKLRKAVEKGDDATFSELIWSNPRYLIGSGDNPTIVQEGCRYNVMHVAAKENQAGISQLLLDTLENPEFMRLMYPDDDEVMLQERIRYIVDLYLNTPDKMVFDTPLHFACKFGNLNVVNVLTSHPDIVKNPRNKYGQTPAEVICERNKNKSMELKEKIREYLKGRYYVPLLRAEGNSSAPVIGAPWSPDQSDDNPLTALPKHSGSPKDPVLSVRAFVGPMTPSKAEEFRRLWKTPPRERAGFFHNVRKSDPERGVERVGRELAHEQGFPWVEYWEFLGCFVDLSSQEGLQKLEEYLSQREMSEKAQQGTGENETCNRYKTPHPSGKSKKCCNSISVGAFLDEDDDDMSLEEIKNRQNAARKNSPPVVSKKSSIDAIGDSERDILSMEHKVNIIETSDLSMHYEKEVSSSKNGFCSPVTNERITSDRKHSRGGEECLISPVSNLMAEFERLSFQGQAVAGECLVGKSNKITAKTENEQVLAEGMSQVRISKDQLGKTCSALSVASCSEPATTEKPGDTKLRTENKIPSEAERLSLDPGIWDKDTQQLGSLAVQSECAAYLCQEPSSQRFLLKTPSTNENTKKLFLFGEQPSKLDSDVLAAVEGVEIDPQKYPITYKWKNAVQSYSSSDRQSWPSPALKGRSKSQSVAAGPPNGSTYSSPRRNSPVLGSPGKYGNVASFFPDLGSPGRYSPAYANNILLKLHHLSKPPSH encoded by the exons GTGAAATAACAATGGATACTATATTGTCTCGACTGAAGCAGCTAACACCTGATGATCTTAGAGAAGAAATTGTGAAAGCTGGACTGAAGTGTGGACCTATTACCTCAACCACCaggtttatttttgaaaaaaaactggCTCAGTTTTTGTTGGAACAAGAGGGAGAATTGGAGATTAATGCATCCACTGTTGCAGAGAAATCTGAAAACACTGCATTTGATAGTAATCAGTCAGAAATACAAAGAGCTTTGAAATCTAACGCAGTGAACAATGAGAGTCATATAAACGTCTCTGAAGAGGGAGACTTTGGGTACAGTATGGGCCTGAATCCCCCAGAAGAGGAAGCTGTAATGCACAAGACCTGTTCTGCATCAGTCTGTGGAGCAGTAGATGTTGATTCACAAATAAATGTTCAGACACCATCTAGAGATCCTCCTTTGTACTATGGCGTATGTCCCGTTTATGACGACATATTGGCAAGAAATG AGAAAGTGCATGTTTATGATGATAAAAAGGAAGCTCTGCAAGCTGTTAAGATGATTAAGGGCTCCCGATTTAAAGCTTTCTCCAACAGAGAAGATGCTGAGAAATTTGCTAAAGGAATATGTGATTACTTCCCATCGCCAAGCAAGTCATCCTTATCTTTATCTCCAGTGAAAATAGGACCATTATTTAACAGAG aTGGCTTATGCTCCCCTGAGACAGAAACAGTTAATAAAGAAAGAGCCAACAGTTATAAAAGTCCTCGTACGCAGGACCTTACTGCCAAACTTCGGAAAGCTGTAGAGAAAGGAGATGACGCAACATTTTCAGAACTTATCTGGAGTAACCCACGCTATCTGATTGGATCTGGAGACAACCCAACAATTGTACAA GAAGGGTGTCGGTATAATGTCATGCATGTTGCTGCCAAGGAGAATCAAGCTGGCATCAGCCAGTTGCTATTAGACACTTTGGAAAATCCTGAATTTATGCGGCTCATGTATCCAGACGATGATGAAGTAATGTTGCAGGAGCGCATTAGATATATAGTTGACCTTTACCTTAATACGCCGGATAAAATG GTATTTGATACTCCATTGCATTTTGCTTGCAAGTTTGGGAATCTGAATGTGGTTAATGTGCTTACCTCGCATCCAGACATTGTAAAAAATCCAAGAAACAAGTATGGTCAAACTCCAGCAGAA GTAATCtgtgaaagaaacaaaaataaatcaatggAACTGAAAGAGAAAATAAGAGAATATTTGAAAG gtCGGTATTATGTGCCACTCTTGCGAGCGGAAGGCAATTCCTCAGCTCCAGTGATTGGTGCACCTTGGTCACCTGATCAATCAGATGATAACCCCCTTACAGCTTTACCTAAACACAGTGGCAGCCCCAAAGATCCAGTCTTGTCAGTGAGAGCTTTTGTAGGCCCAATGACTCCCTCCAAG GCAGAAGAATTTCGCAGGCTTTGGAAAACTCCACCTAGAGAGAGAGCAGGCTTCTTTCACAACGTCAGGAAATCCGATCCAGAAAGAGGAGTTGAAAGAGTTGGAAG GGAGTTAGCTCATGAGCAGGGGTTCCCGTGGGTTGAATACTGGGAATTTCTGGGCTGTTTTGTTGATCTGTCTTCCCAGGAGGGGTTGCAAAAATTAGAAGAATACCTGAGTCAACGGGAAATGAGTGAAAAGGCTCAGCAAGGAACAGGAGAAAATGAAACGTGCAACAGATATAAAACTCCACATCCTTCTG GCAAAAGTAAAAAATGCTGCAATTCAATTTCTGTTGGAGCATTTTtagatgaagatgatgatgacatGAGCTTGGAAGAAATTAAAAACAGACAGAATGCAGCACGGAAGAACAGCCCTCCTGTTGTGTCTAAGAAATCGAGTATAGATGCTATTGGAGATTCGGAGCGTGACATCCTGTCGATGGAGCACAAAGTAAACATTATAGAAACGTCGGACCTCTCCATGCATTACGAGAAGGAGGTTTCATCCAGCAAAAATGGATTTTGCAGCCCTGTAACTAATGAGAGGATAACTAGTGACAGAAAACATTCACGTGGTGGAGAGGAGTGCCTTATATCCCCAGTCTCCAATTTAATGGCGGAATTTGAAAGACTGTCTTTCCAAGGCCAAGCAGTGGCAGGGGAATGTTTGGTGGGGAAATCGAACAAAATCACTGCAAAAACTGAGAATGAGCAAGTTTTGGCTGAAGGAATGAGCCAGGTCAGAATATCTAAGGACCAGCTGGGTAAAacctgctcagcactttctgtgGCAAGCTGTTCTGAGCCAGCTACTACGGAAAAGCCTGGAGATACAAAATTAAGGACAGAAAACAAAATACCCTCAGAAGCTGAAAGACTGTCATTGGACCCTGGTATTTGGGACAAAGACACACAGCAGCTTGGCAGTCTTGCAGTGCAATCTGAGTGTGCTGCTTATTTGTGTCAAGAGCCCTCTTCTCAGAGATTTCTTTTGAAGACTCCATCAACAAATGAAAATACAAAGAAGTTATTCCTCTTTGG GGAACAACCATCAAAGCTGGATAGTGATGTCTTAGCAGCTGTAGAAGGAGTAGAAATTGACCCACAGAAATACCCCATTACTTACAAATGGAAGAATGCTGTACAGTCCTACTCTTCTTCTGACAGGCAAAG ttGGCCAAGTCCAGCATTGAAAGGAAGGTCCAAGTCCCAGTCTGTTGCAGCAGGCCCACCAAATGGTTCAACGTACTCTAGCCCAAGAAGAAATAGTCCGGTGCTGGGCAGCCCAGGGAAATATGGCAATGTTGCTTCATTTTTTCCAGATCTTGGGAGTCCTGGGCGGTACAGTCCAGCGTATGCCAACAATATACTGTTAAAACTGCATCACTTGTCAAAACCTCCTTCCCATTAG